The stretch of DNA AAAGTTGAAGGAATTTCCCAAAGTTGAAAAACTCCTAAACTTTTGGCGTCATCTGCAGCTTTTGGTTCACCAGTGGCTTGGGCGATAAAGACAATACTCAGTGTGTGTTTTCGAGCATCTCGTCTAGGATCAGAATAGACTTGAAACTGTTCTATCAACTCTACCTGAAGAGTGACTTCTTCGAAAGCTTCCCTTTTAGCAGCATTCTCGACTGATTCACCATAATCAACGAATCCACCGGGAATCGCCCAGCCATAGGGTTCATTTTTGCGTTCAATCAGGATAATAGGTCGATGGGGACGGTCAATTA from Gloeocapsa sp. PCC 73106 encodes:
- a CDS encoding NUDIX hydrolase is translated as MTWRNPIPTVDIIVELIDRPHRPIILIERKNEPYGWAIPGGFVDYGESVENAAKREAFEEVTLQVELIEQFQVYSDPRRDARKHTLSIVFIAQATGEPKAADDAKSLGVFQLWEIPSTLCFDHGKIIEDYRLYRNYGIRPRLL